One Aegilops tauschii subsp. strangulata cultivar AL8/78 chromosome 7, Aet v6.0, whole genome shotgun sequence genomic window carries:
- the LOC109754417 gene encoding premnaspirodiene oxygenase-like — MDNDAYYYLLVALFPLVYLMMIYRGSLTSSNGALRLPPGPWQLPVIGSLHHLLGALPHRALRDLSQRHGPLMLLRFGEVPVIVASTAEASKEITKTYDHIFCTRPLSASAKVLSERGKGIAFAPYGGEWRQLRKICILELLGARNITSFRPIREEEVTRLIRYIVDDSSESSEVVNLSKMLATYVTHATVHCIMGGRFKEHDTLLHYVDEAVEVVGGFTLPDLFPSSRLVRALSGTLHRAEVFRDSVLAFIGHVIDEHLDRRSSEEAHQEQDIIDVLLRIQRDGDLQFPLTMDNLKVVIFDLFAAGSEAPATILQWAMAELMRRPSTMSRAQAEVRGAFMGQKKVTEEGLGELSYLHCIIKETLRLHPPGPFLLPKQCQEQCKILGYDVPKGTTVLLNAWAISRDPEYWDEPDAFVPDRFLASATDYKGNCFEFIPFGAGRRICPGMLFGIAIAELALASLLFHFDWTLPDGTSPGDIDMTETMGITARKKEDLQLHATLHLQPAET; from the exons ATGGACAACGATGCATACTACTATTTGTTAGTAGCTCTTTTTCCCCTTGTATACTTGATGATGATCTATAGAGGTTCCCTTACCTCTAGCAATGGCGCTCTTCGGCTCCCTCCTGGCCCATGGCAGCTCCCTGTCATCGGCAGCCTCCACCATCTCCTAGGCGCCCTGCCACACCGTGCCTTACGGGACCTCTCTCAACGCCATGGGCCTCTCATGCTCCTCAGGTTCGGCGAGGTTCCGGTGATCGTCGCCTCCACGGCGGAAGCTTCCAAAGAGATCACCAAGACGTACGACCACATCTTCTGCACTAGGCCGCTGAGCGCGTCCGCCAAGGTCCTCAGCGAGCGCGGCAAGGGGATCGCGTTCGCCCCGTACGGTGGCGAATGGCGGCAGCTTCGCAAGATCTGCATCCTGGAGCTGCTCGGCGCCAGGAACATCACTTCTTTCCGGCCCATCCGCGAGGAGGAGGTGACCCGGCTCATCCGGTACATCGTCGACGACTCATCCGAGTCGTCGGAGGTGGTGAACCTGAGTAAGATGCTCGCCACATACGTGACGCATGCGACGGTGCACTGCATCATGGGTGGTCGGTTTAAGGAGCACGACACGTTGCTACACTATGTCGATGAGGCGGTCGAGGTCGTCGGTGGCTTCACCTTGCCCGACCTGTTTCCATCGTCGAGGCTAGTGCGCGCCCTCAGCGGCACGTTGCACAGGGCCGAGGTGTTTCGAGACTCCGTGCTAGCGTTCATTGGACACGTCATCGATGAGCATCTCGACAGGAGATCCTCGGAGGAAGCACACCAGGAACAAGACATCATCGATGTCCTCTTGAGGATCCAGAGAGATGGCGACCTTCAGTTCCCCCTCACCATGGACAACCTCAAAGTGGTGATTTTC GATCTTTTTGCCGCGGGGAGCGAGGCGCCAGCTACAATTCTACAGTGGGCCATGGCGGAGTTGATGCGAAGGCCGAGCACCATGTCTAGGGCACAAGCTGAGGTCAGGGGAGCATTCATGGGGCAAAAGAAGGTAACCGAGGAGGGTCTAGGCGAGCTGAGCTACTTGCATTGTATCATCAAGGAGACCTTGCGATTGCACCCACCTGGGCCATTCTTGCTGCCCAAGCAGTGCCAGGAACAGTGCAAAATTCTCGGCTACGACGTGCCCAAAGGCACTACGGTCCTGCTGAATGCTTGGGCTATCTCTAGGGACCCGGAATACTGGGACGAACCGGATGCATTCGTTCCGGATAGATTCTTGGCTAGCGCGACAGACTATAAAGGCAACTGCTTTGAGTTTATACCGTTCGGCGCCGGGCGTCGGATTTGCCCTGGGATGCTGTTTGGGATCGCCATTGCGGAGCTTGCTCTCGCAAGCCTTCTTTTTCATTTTGATTGGACTCTCCCAGATGGCACTTCTCCTGGTGATATTGACATGACAGAGACCATGGGAATCACTGCTAGGAAGAAGGAGGATCTGCAGTTGCATGCGACTCTCCACCTACAGCCTGCGGAAACTTAG